In Perca fluviatilis chromosome 14, GENO_Pfluv_1.0, whole genome shotgun sequence, a genomic segment contains:
- the LOC120572852 gene encoding low affinity immunoglobulin gamma Fc region receptor II-a-like isoform X2 yields MEETSLLRLLFLTSLLSSTKNQVSLTVSPSSSQMFEEQSVSLSCENDDSSAGWTLRRNISYETRTRCGYGWGHLAGSICNISRMVPWYSGVYWCESREGATSNSITITVTGGPVILQSPVLPVMEGEDLTLRCLTKTSSNLPAGFYKDDSFIRTEPAGHMTIHHVSRSDEGLYKCYISSVGESPPSWVSVTDWSSTWWCSVRSASLLSSWCLYIDTGPKENSCLSSWFPSGLRMEWMKTMMMSSPLPPRSISSELI; encoded by the exons ATGGAGGAAACATCTCTACTGCGGCTACTCT ttctgacCTCACTGCTGAGCAGCACAAAAAACCAAG tctctctgactgtgagtccgagcagctctcagatgtttgaagaacagtctgtctctctgagctgtgagaacgacgacagctctgctggatggactctgaggaggaacatTAGTTATGAAACCAGGACTCGGTGTGGATATGGCTGGGGACACCTTGCTGGTTCTATCTGTAACATCAGCCGCATGGTCCCATGGTACAGTGGCGTttactggtgtgagtccagagagggagcaaccagtaacagcatcaccatcactgtcactg gtggaccagtgatcctgcagagtcctgtcctccctgtgatggagggagaagacctcacTCTGCGCTGTTTAACAAAGACGTCCTCCAACCTCCCAGctggtttctataaagatgactccttcatcaggactgagcctgcaggtcacatgaccatccaccatgtttccaggtctgatgaaggcctctacaagtgttacatcagcagtgttggagagtctccacccagctgggtctctgtcacag ACTGGTCGTCCACCTGGTGGTGTTCTGTCCGTTCTGCATCTCTACTTTCATCATGGTGTCTTTATATCGACACAGGGCCAAAG GAAAATTCCTGCCTGTCGTCGTGGTTCCCATCCGGGCTGAGGATGGAATGGATGAAGActatgatgatgtcatcaccgcTGCCACCACGGAGCATCAGTTCTGAACTGATCTGA
- the LOC120572852 gene encoding low affinity immunoglobulin gamma Fc region receptor II-a-like isoform X1, giving the protein MEETSLLRLLFLTSLLSSTKNQVSLTVSPSSSQMFEEQSVSLSCENDDSSAGWTLRRNISYETRTRCGYGWGHLAGSICNISRMVPWYSGVYWCESREGATSNSITITVTGGPVILQSPVLPVMEGEDLTLRCLTKTSSNLPAGFYKDDSFIRTEPAGHMTIHHVSRSDEGLYKCYISSVGESPPSWVSVTEKPMTTRPLHFDNRLVVHLVVFCPFCISTFIMVSLYRHRAKGKFLPVVVVPIRAEDGMDEDYDDVITAATTEHQF; this is encoded by the exons ATGGAGGAAACATCTCTACTGCGGCTACTCT ttctgacCTCACTGCTGAGCAGCACAAAAAACCAAG tctctctgactgtgagtccgagcagctctcagatgtttgaagaacagtctgtctctctgagctgtgagaacgacgacagctctgctggatggactctgaggaggaacatTAGTTATGAAACCAGGACTCGGTGTGGATATGGCTGGGGACACCTTGCTGGTTCTATCTGTAACATCAGCCGCATGGTCCCATGGTACAGTGGCGTttactggtgtgagtccagagagggagcaaccagtaacagcatcaccatcactgtcactg gtggaccagtgatcctgcagagtcctgtcctccctgtgatggagggagaagacctcacTCTGCGCTGTTTAACAAAGACGTCCTCCAACCTCCCAGctggtttctataaagatgactccttcatcaggactgagcctgcaggtcacatgaccatccaccatgtttccaggtctgatgaaggcctctacaagtgttacatcagcagtgttggagagtctccacccagctgggtctctgtcacag AGAAACCAATGACCACAAGACCCCTCCACTTTGATAACAGACTGGTCGTCCACCTGGTGGTGTTCTGTCCGTTCTGCATCTCTACTTTCATCATGGTGTCTTTATATCGACACAGGGCCAAAG GAAAATTCCTGCCTGTCGTCGTGGTTCCCATCCGGGCTGAGGATGGAATGGATGAAGActatgatgatgtcatcaccgcTGCCACCACGGAGCATCAGTTCTGA